Proteins found in one Polyodon spathula isolate WHYD16114869_AA chromosome 10, ASM1765450v1, whole genome shotgun sequence genomic segment:
- the LOC121321544 gene encoding von Willebrand factor C domain-containing protein 2-like isoform X1: protein MALLVQVACVLLLAPPSMVSPAAINHEDYPADEGDHTSNNNDLIFDDYRGKGCVDDSGFVYKLGERLFPGHSNCPCVCTEDGPVCDQPDCPKIHPKCTKVEHNGCCPECKEVKNFCEYRGKTYKILEEFKVFHLQGSLLTEDGTELPVTSPQLQSRTGHFRPSPCEWCRCEPNNEVHCVVGDCAVPECVNPVYEPEQCCPVCKNGPNCFAGTTIIPAGIEVKVDECNICHCHNGDWWKPAQCSKRECQTKQNS from the exons ATGGCTCTTCTTGTTCAAGTAGCTTGTGTCCTCCTTTTAGCCCCTCCATCAATGGTCAGCCCAGCGGCCATCAACCACGAAGACTACCCGGCTGACGAGGGCGACCATACCTCCAACAACAACGATCTAATCTTTGACGATTACCGAGGGAAAGGGTGCGTGGATGACAGTGGATTTGTGTATAAACTCGGGGAGCGCCTTTTCCCCGGTCACTCGAACTGCCCGTGCGTGTGTACAGAGGACGGACCGGTGTGTGACCAACCGGACTGCCCCAAAATTCACCCCAAGTGCACCAAAGTGGAACACAATGGCTGCTGCCCAGAGTGCAAGGAAGTTAAAAACTTTTGTGAATATCGTGGGAAAACGTACAAAATCCTGGAAGAATTCAAG GTGTTTCACCTACAGGGATCCCTGCTGACAGAGGATGGGACTGAATTACCTGTGACCTCCCCACAGCTGCAATCAAGAACTGGACACTTTAGG cCCTCCCCCTGCGAGTGGTGCCGTTGTGAACCCAACAATGAGGTCCACTGTGTAGTTGGTGACTGTGCTGTCCCAGAGTGTGTCAACCCTGTGTATGAACCTGAACAGTGCTGCCCTGTGTGTAAAAACG GTCCAAACTGCTTTGCTGGAACAACAATAATCCCAGCTGGGATCGAAGTGAAGGTTGACGAATGCAACATCTGTCACTGTCACAACGGAGACTGGTGGAAGCCGGCGCAGTGTTCGAAACGCGAGTGCCAAACCAAACAGAATTCATAG
- the LOC121321544 gene encoding von Willebrand factor C domain-containing protein 2-like isoform X4: protein MALLVQVACVLLLAPPSMVSPAAINHEDYPADEGDHTSNNNDLIFDDYRGKGCVDDSGFVYKLGERLFPGHSNCPCVCTEDGPVCDQPDCPKIHPKCTKVEHNGCCPECKEVKNFCEYRGKTYKILEEFKPSPCEWCRCEPNNEVHCVVGDCAVPECVNPVYEPEQCCPVCKNGPNCFAGTTIIPAGIEVKVDECNICHCHNGDWWKPAQCSKRECQTKQNS, encoded by the exons ATGGCTCTTCTTGTTCAAGTAGCTTGTGTCCTCCTTTTAGCCCCTCCATCAATGGTCAGCCCAGCGGCCATCAACCACGAAGACTACCCGGCTGACGAGGGCGACCATACCTCCAACAACAACGATCTAATCTTTGACGATTACCGAGGGAAAGGGTGCGTGGATGACAGTGGATTTGTGTATAAACTCGGGGAGCGCCTTTTCCCCGGTCACTCGAACTGCCCGTGCGTGTGTACAGAGGACGGACCGGTGTGTGACCAACCGGACTGCCCCAAAATTCACCCCAAGTGCACCAAAGTGGAACACAATGGCTGCTGCCCAGAGTGCAAGGAAGTTAAAAACTTTTGTGAATATCGTGGGAAAACGTACAAAATCCTGGAAGAATTCAAG cCCTCCCCCTGCGAGTGGTGCCGTTGTGAACCCAACAATGAGGTCCACTGTGTAGTTGGTGACTGTGCTGTCCCAGAGTGTGTCAACCCTGTGTATGAACCTGAACAGTGCTGCCCTGTGTGTAAAAACG GTCCAAACTGCTTTGCTGGAACAACAATAATCCCAGCTGGGATCGAAGTGAAGGTTGACGAATGCAACATCTGTCACTGTCACAACGGAGACTGGTGGAAGCCGGCGCAGTGTTCGAAACGCGAGTGCCAAACCAAACAGAATTCATAG
- the LOC121321544 gene encoding von Willebrand factor C domain-containing protein 2-like isoform X2 translates to MALLVQVACVLLLAPPSMVSPAAINHEDYPADEGDHTSNNNDLIFDDYRGKGCVDDSGFVYKLGERLFPGHSNCPCVCTEDGPVCDQPDCPKIHPKCTKVEHNGCCPECKEVKNFCEYRGKTYKILEEFKGSLLTEDGTELPVTSPQLQSRTGHFRPSPCEWCRCEPNNEVHCVVGDCAVPECVNPVYEPEQCCPVCKNGPNCFAGTTIIPAGIEVKVDECNICHCHNGDWWKPAQCSKRECQTKQNS, encoded by the exons ATGGCTCTTCTTGTTCAAGTAGCTTGTGTCCTCCTTTTAGCCCCTCCATCAATGGTCAGCCCAGCGGCCATCAACCACGAAGACTACCCGGCTGACGAGGGCGACCATACCTCCAACAACAACGATCTAATCTTTGACGATTACCGAGGGAAAGGGTGCGTGGATGACAGTGGATTTGTGTATAAACTCGGGGAGCGCCTTTTCCCCGGTCACTCGAACTGCCCGTGCGTGTGTACAGAGGACGGACCGGTGTGTGACCAACCGGACTGCCCCAAAATTCACCCCAAGTGCACCAAAGTGGAACACAATGGCTGCTGCCCAGAGTGCAAGGAAGTTAAAAACTTTTGTGAATATCGTGGGAAAACGTACAAAATCCTGGAAGAATTCAAG GGATCCCTGCTGACAGAGGATGGGACTGAATTACCTGTGACCTCCCCACAGCTGCAATCAAGAACTGGACACTTTAGG cCCTCCCCCTGCGAGTGGTGCCGTTGTGAACCCAACAATGAGGTCCACTGTGTAGTTGGTGACTGTGCTGTCCCAGAGTGTGTCAACCCTGTGTATGAACCTGAACAGTGCTGCCCTGTGTGTAAAAACG GTCCAAACTGCTTTGCTGGAACAACAATAATCCCAGCTGGGATCGAAGTGAAGGTTGACGAATGCAACATCTGTCACTGTCACAACGGAGACTGGTGGAAGCCGGCGCAGTGTTCGAAACGCGAGTGCCAAACCAAACAGAATTCATAG
- the LOC121321544 gene encoding von Willebrand factor C domain-containing protein 2-like isoform X3, with product MVSPAAINHEDYPADEGDHTSNNNDLIFDDYRGKGCVDDSGFVYKLGERLFPGHSNCPCVCTEDGPVCDQPDCPKIHPKCTKVEHNGCCPECKEVKNFCEYRGKTYKILEEFKVFHLQGSLLTEDGTELPVTSPQLQSRTGHFRPSPCEWCRCEPNNEVHCVVGDCAVPECVNPVYEPEQCCPVCKNGPNCFAGTTIIPAGIEVKVDECNICHCHNGDWWKPAQCSKRECQTKQNS from the exons ATGGTCAGCCCAGCGGCCATCAACCACGAAGACTACCCGGCTGACGAGGGCGACCATACCTCCAACAACAACGATCTAATCTTTGACGATTACCGAGGGAAAGGGTGCGTGGATGACAGTGGATTTGTGTATAAACTCGGGGAGCGCCTTTTCCCCGGTCACTCGAACTGCCCGTGCGTGTGTACAGAGGACGGACCGGTGTGTGACCAACCGGACTGCCCCAAAATTCACCCCAAGTGCACCAAAGTGGAACACAATGGCTGCTGCCCAGAGTGCAAGGAAGTTAAAAACTTTTGTGAATATCGTGGGAAAACGTACAAAATCCTGGAAGAATTCAAG GTGTTTCACCTACAGGGATCCCTGCTGACAGAGGATGGGACTGAATTACCTGTGACCTCCCCACAGCTGCAATCAAGAACTGGACACTTTAGG cCCTCCCCCTGCGAGTGGTGCCGTTGTGAACCCAACAATGAGGTCCACTGTGTAGTTGGTGACTGTGCTGTCCCAGAGTGTGTCAACCCTGTGTATGAACCTGAACAGTGCTGCCCTGTGTGTAAAAACG GTCCAAACTGCTTTGCTGGAACAACAATAATCCCAGCTGGGATCGAAGTGAAGGTTGACGAATGCAACATCTGTCACTGTCACAACGGAGACTGGTGGAAGCCGGCGCAGTGTTCGAAACGCGAGTGCCAAACCAAACAGAATTCATAG